From the genome of Impatiens glandulifera chromosome 9, dImpGla2.1, whole genome shotgun sequence, one region includes:
- the LOC124913642 gene encoding wound-induced basic protein, whose translation MIYDVNSPLFRSFLSQKGGASDKRKTEEQKPKEQRPKANENKPVMNE comes from the exons ATGATATACGACGTCAACTCCCCTCTCTTTAGATCCTTCCTTAGCCAGAAGGGTGGTGCATCAGACAAGag GAAAACTGAGGAGCAGAAGCCAAAGGAACAGAGACCCAAGGCTAATGAAAACAAACCTGTTATGAACGAGTAA
- the LOC124914801 gene encoding cell division control protein 45 homolog yields MVREQSVESFYSRLRQSALSSSSTPLLIFPSTSDVDSLCTLKIIGRVLESDSVRYACYPVSTFNEIHKYTGPSLSDSSDDPITILLINWGCHRDLRKILKLAPSAKVFVVDSHRPIHLHNLSNLNDRVIVLFTREDEEQADLAYDNDVPISDLANGSDLNSDDECADPSESESDSDDDSESEEEECERSEKRRKVSKNKEEDPVKLFRKLKKKYYYMGTFHGKPSGCLMYSLSHSLRKNTTDLLWLACISLTDQFVHERLTNERYEAGVMELEQHINSLGNLGGTTSSVTLKDGTKVAAPDSSRISYDDEPKLMLLQEWNLFDSMLCSSYIATKLKTWSDNGTKKLMLLLARMGFPLEDCKQKFQYMNTEIKRKMKNEFDEFLPEYGLTDFYYRGFCLLYGYSSRISAADVVYGVTALLESFVESDGTCASEQFLVAYDSLSLNMHQKLETGMKHAIKIQRAILRQGSSAITKKGSIRSGSKFRWVKLEDSVDTKLLCYPQALTKFGYFLMDALREKGARMKPLVCVCYYHEERHKVLIVGLSGKPQLGANKGNGFGIAFRSAAEETGADYFHELFESSWIILQDIAVNSFMIRLTEKLW; encoded by the coding sequence ATGGTGAGAGAGCAAAGCGTTGAGTCGTTTTACTCCAGACTACGTCAATCTGCTCTATCTTCTTCATCCACACCACTGTTAATCTTCCCATCGACTTCTGATGTTGATTCCCTATGTACATTGAAAATTATCGGCCGTGTTCTTGAGTCCGACTCAGTTCGCTATGCTTGTTATCCTGTATCCACCTTTAATGAAATCCACAAATACACAGGACCCAGTTTATCTGATTCTTCAGATGACCCTATTACTATTCTTCTTATAAATTGGGGGTGTCATCGAGATCTTAGGAAGATTCTAAAGTTAGCACCTTCAGCCAAAGTTTTCGTTGTTGATAGCCACCGTCCAATTCATCTGCATAATCTCAGTAACCTAAATGACAGAGTGATTGTTCTCTTTACTCGAGAGGATGAGGAACAGGCTGATCTGGCTTACGATAATGATGTACCCATCTCAGATCTAGCAAATGGAAGTGATTTGAACAGTGATGACGAATGTGCGGATCCATCAGAGAGTGAATCTGACAGCGATGATGATAGTGAAAGTGAGGAGGAAGAATGTGAGAGGTCTGAGAAGAGGAGAAAAGTGTCGAAAAATAAAGAAGAGGATCCTGTCAAGCTTTTCAGGAAGCTGAAGAAGAAATACTATTACATGGGGACGTTTCATGGGAAACCTTCTGGTTGTTTAATGTATTCTCTATCACATTCATTGAGGAAGAACACCACAGATCTTCTATGGCTGGCGTGTATATCTTTAACTGATCAATTCGTTCACGAAAGGCTAACAAACGAGAGATATGAAGCTGGAGTAATGGAGCTCGAGCAGCACATCAACAGCTTAGGAAATCTGGGTGGTACCACATCATCAGTTACCCTCAAAGATGGAACCAAAGTTGCAGCGCCTGATTCATCTAGAATTTCATATGATGACGAGCCAAAGCTCATGTTACTACAGGAATGGAACTTGTTCGATTCAATGCTGTGTTCATCGTACATAGCAACTAAATTAAAGACATGGAGTGACAATGGGACAAAAAAGCTAATGTTGCTTCTGGCTAGAATGGGATTCCCGCTTGAAGACTGTAAACAGAAGTTTCAGTACATGAACACAGAGattaaaaggaagatgaagaatgagTTTGATGAGTTTCTACCTGAGTATGGGCTAACAGATTTCTATTACAGAGGGTTCTGTCTTCTATATGGTTACAGCTCGAGAATCTCAGCAGCTGATGTTGTTTATGGAGTAACAGCACTTCTAGAATCATTTGTGGAATCAGACGGGACATGTGCTTCTGAACAGTTTTTGGTGGCTTACGATTCATTGTCTTTGAACATGCATCAGAAACTCGAAACTGGAATGAAGCATGCCATAAAGATACAAAGGGCGATTCTTAGACAAGGAAGTTCTGCGATAACCAAAAAGGGATCTATAAGAAGTGGTAGCAAATTCAGGTGGGTGAAGCTCGAAGATTCAGTAGACACTAAGCTGTTGTGTTACCCACAGGCTTTAACGAAGTTTGGTTACTTTCTGATGGATGCTTTACGCGAGAAAGGAGCTAGAATGAAGCCTCTGGTGTGCGTTTGCTACTATCACGAAGAGCGACATAAGGTATTGATTGTGGGGCTAAGTGGGAAACCTCAGCTGGGAGCGAATAAAGGAAACGGGTTTGGAATTGCTTTCAGAAGTGCTGCTGAAGAGACTGGAGCTGACTACTTTCATGAGCTGTTTGAATCTTCATGGATAATATTACAAGACATTGCTGTAAATTCGTTTATGATAAGGTTAACTGAGAAACTGTGGTGA
- the LOC124914047 gene encoding RPM1-interacting protein 4-like isoform X3, whose translation MAQKQGGGRGAARVPKFGEWGNQKEQQQNPVPYTMYFDNARKDKSAGGGAIKIINPNDPQENPQLFAPQLQKPTTAYNQERLPLPPNTPPRPVIGSNRRNTSTSAGSDYSLDRSPLHQANRATPGRDQHNNINNTNTSRNRRPGSRDDLSHHQTQERGGGGTVIPKFGAWNEQDPTSSEDLTQIFERSRKEKNYPSSPSPAAYNNMGTPSRQQANKRNNDHNQDKMCGCFPW comes from the exons ATGGCT CAGAAGcaaggaggaggaagaggagcaGCACGAGTGCCTAAGTTTGGGGAATGGGGAAATCAGAAAGAACAGCAGCAGAATCCAGTTCCTTATACCATGTATTTTGACAATGCAAGAAAAGATAAGAGTGCTGGGGGAGGTGCAATTAAGATCATCAATCCTAATGATCCACAAGAGAACCCACAATTGTTTGCACCTCAATTACAGAAACCAACAACAGCATATAACCAGGAACGTCTTCCTCTACCTCCTAATACTCCTCCTCGGCCAGTAATTGGTTCAAACAGAAGAAATACAAGTACGAGTGCAGGTTCTGACTATAGCTTAGATCGGTCGCCACTTCATCAGGCAAATAGAGCCACGCCCGGAAGAGatcaacataataatattaacaatacCAATACATCCAGAAACAGGAGGCCTGGGAGTCGTGATGATCTATCTCATCAT CAGACACAAGAACGAGGAGGTGGTGGCACTGTTATACCCAAATTCGGTGCTTGGAACGAACAGGACCCTACATCTTCTGAGGATTTAACGCAGATTTTCGAAAGGTCcagaaaagaaaagaattaCCCGTCTTCACCATCTCCAGCAGCTTATAACAACATGGGTACTCCATCAAGGCAACAAGCCAACAAAAGAAATAATGATCATAATCAAGACAag ATGTGCGGCTGTTTTCCATGGTGA
- the LOC124914047 gene encoding RPM1-interacting protein 4-like isoform X1, with product MAQKQGGGRGAARVPKFGEWGNQKEQQQNPVPYTMYFDNARKDKSAGGGAIKIINPNDPQENPQLFAPQLQKPTTAYNQERLPLPPNTPPRPVIGSNRRNTSTSAGSDYSLDRSPLHQANRATPGRDQHNNINNTNTSRNRRPGSRDDLSHHQQTQERGGGGTVIPKFGAWNEQDPTSSEDLTQIFERSRKEKNYPSSPSPAAYNNMGTPSRQQANKRNNDHNQDKMCGCFPW from the exons ATGGCT CAGAAGcaaggaggaggaagaggagcaGCACGAGTGCCTAAGTTTGGGGAATGGGGAAATCAGAAAGAACAGCAGCAGAATCCAGTTCCTTATACCATGTATTTTGACAATGCAAGAAAAGATAAGAGTGCTGGGGGAGGTGCAATTAAGATCATCAATCCTAATGATCCACAAGAGAACCCACAATTGTTTGCACCTCAATTACAGAAACCAACAACAGCATATAACCAGGAACGTCTTCCTCTACCTCCTAATACTCCTCCTCGGCCAGTAATTGGTTCAAACAGAAGAAATACAAGTACGAGTGCAGGTTCTGACTATAGCTTAGATCGGTCGCCACTTCATCAGGCAAATAGAGCCACGCCCGGAAGAGatcaacataataatattaacaatacCAATACATCCAGAAACAGGAGGCCTGGGAGTCGTGATGATCTATCTCATCAT CAGCAGACACAAGAACGAGGAGGTGGTGGCACTGTTATACCCAAATTCGGTGCTTGGAACGAACAGGACCCTACATCTTCTGAGGATTTAACGCAGATTTTCGAAAGGTCcagaaaagaaaagaattaCCCGTCTTCACCATCTCCAGCAGCTTATAACAACATGGGTACTCCATCAAGGCAACAAGCCAACAAAAGAAATAATGATCATAATCAAGACAag ATGTGCGGCTGTTTTCCATGGTGA
- the LOC124914047 gene encoding RPM1-interacting protein 4-like isoform X2, with protein MAKQGGGRGAARVPKFGEWGNQKEQQQNPVPYTMYFDNARKDKSAGGGAIKIINPNDPQENPQLFAPQLQKPTTAYNQERLPLPPNTPPRPVIGSNRRNTSTSAGSDYSLDRSPLHQANRATPGRDQHNNINNTNTSRNRRPGSRDDLSHHQQTQERGGGGTVIPKFGAWNEQDPTSSEDLTQIFERSRKEKNYPSSPSPAAYNNMGTPSRQQANKRNNDHNQDKMCGCFPW; from the exons ATGGCT AAGcaaggaggaggaagaggagcaGCACGAGTGCCTAAGTTTGGGGAATGGGGAAATCAGAAAGAACAGCAGCAGAATCCAGTTCCTTATACCATGTATTTTGACAATGCAAGAAAAGATAAGAGTGCTGGGGGAGGTGCAATTAAGATCATCAATCCTAATGATCCACAAGAGAACCCACAATTGTTTGCACCTCAATTACAGAAACCAACAACAGCATATAACCAGGAACGTCTTCCTCTACCTCCTAATACTCCTCCTCGGCCAGTAATTGGTTCAAACAGAAGAAATACAAGTACGAGTGCAGGTTCTGACTATAGCTTAGATCGGTCGCCACTTCATCAGGCAAATAGAGCCACGCCCGGAAGAGatcaacataataatattaacaatacCAATACATCCAGAAACAGGAGGCCTGGGAGTCGTGATGATCTATCTCATCAT CAGCAGACACAAGAACGAGGAGGTGGTGGCACTGTTATACCCAAATTCGGTGCTTGGAACGAACAGGACCCTACATCTTCTGAGGATTTAACGCAGATTTTCGAAAGGTCcagaaaagaaaagaattaCCCGTCTTCACCATCTCCAGCAGCTTATAACAACATGGGTACTCCATCAAGGCAACAAGCCAACAAAAGAAATAATGATCATAATCAAGACAag ATGTGCGGCTGTTTTCCATGGTGA
- the LOC124914046 gene encoding cysteine desulfurase, mitochondrial: protein MVSKLVVGTFRRIPYIRRFSTATATSVSTPPHEDATVASGDLLMKGVKIAGRPLYLDMQATSPMDPRVLDSMLPFLMSRYGNPHSRTHVYGWESEAAVEKAREQIAALINASPKEIIFTSGATESNNISVKGVMHFYKDKKRHVITTQTEHKCVLDSCRHLQQEGFDVTYLPVERDGLIDINKLRDAIRPDTGLVSIMTVNNEIGVIQPVEEIGKICREKNIHFHTDAAQALGKIPVDVEKMNVSLMSLSGHKIYGPKGVGALYMRRRPRIRVEPQMNGGGQERGIRSGTVPTPLVVGFGAACEVAMKEMEYDDQRIKNLQERLLHGITSKLKGVEINGSTEIGKRYWGNLNLSFAFVEGESLLMGLKEVAVSSGSACTSASLEPSYVLRALGVEEDMAHTSIRFGIGRFTTEQEIDKAVELTVKRVEKLREMSPLYEMWEEGIDIKSIDWSQH from the coding sequence ATGGTGTCCAAGCTTGTAGTGGGCACGTTCCGCCGAATCCCTTACATCCGTCGCTTCTCCACAGCCACCGCGACCAGCGTTTCAACCCCACCCCACGAAGATGCGACAGTGGCAAGCGGTGATTTGTTGATGAAGGGTGTGAAGATCGCCGGTCGCCCTCTTTACCTAGATATGCAAGCCACATCGCCGATGGACCCACGTGTCCTCGACTCGATGCTTCCTTTTCTCATGTCCAGGTACGGAAACCCTCACTCTCGTACTCACGTCTACGGTTGGGAATCGGAGGCTGCAGTCGAAAAAGCCCGTGAACAAATCGCAGCCTTAATTAACGCTTCCCCTAAAGAGATCATATTCACTTCCGGCGCAACGGAATCCAACAATATATCCGTCAAGGGAGTTATGCATTTCTATAAAGACAAGAAGCGTCACGTTATAACCACCCAAACCGAGCATAAATGCGTTCTCGACTCTTGCCGACATCTTCAGCAAGAGGGTTTCGACGTGACCTATCTCCCCGTGGAACGCGATGGACTAATAGACATCAATAAGCTCAGAGACGCGATTCGACCCGATACAGGCCTAGTTTCGATCATGACAGTCAACAATGAAATCGGTGTGATCCAGCCAGTTGAGGAAATTGGGAAGATTTGTCGGGAGAAGAACATTCATTTTCACACGGATGCAGCCCAGGCGTTGGGGAAAATACCAGTTGATGTTGAGAAGATGAATGTAAGCTTGATGTCTTTGAGTGGGCATAAGATATACGGTCCAAAGGGTGTTGGGGCATTGTACATGAGAAGGAGGCCGAGGATTAGGGTTGAGCCGCAGATGAACGGAGGTGGGCAGGAAAGGGGGATTAGAAGTGGAACTGTTCCAACTCCACTGGTTGTCGGGTTTGGAGCTGCTTGTGAGGTTGCAATGAAGGAAATGGAGTACGATGATCAAAGGATAAAGAATTTGCAGGAGAGATTGTTGCATGGGATTACATCAAAGTTAAAGGGAGTGGAGATAAACGGCAGTACTGAAATTGGAAAGCGATATTGGGGGAATCTGAATCTTTCGTTTGCTTTTGTCGAAGGGGAGAGCTTGTTGATGGGTTTGAAAGAGGTGGCAGTATCGAGCGGGAGCGCTTGCACAAGTGCGAGCTTGGAGCCTTCTTACGTGTTGAGGGCATTGGGAGTAGAAGAGGATATGGCGCATACTTCAATTAGGTTTGGGATAGGGAGGTTTACTACAGAGCAAGAGATCGACAAGGCTGTTGAGCTGACGGTGAAGAGGGTGGAGAAGTTGAGAGAAATGAGCCCGCTTTATGAAATGTGGGAAGAAGGGATTGATATTAAGAGTATCGATTGGTCACAACACTAG
- the LOC124913843 gene encoding GPI transamidase component PIG-S, with translation MAEISAAPDSSVGSTQAITPEENTSTEASETSEFPSDFDPETMRKTKPGLKRLILALSVLFSFLLGIPFLLNTIEIYRAPLPFRSIDTLSKAVESNPLAFPCRFEAVFIGFHSDLLTDSSADELGFSIIGHMRKYADDNLACGTCGNNYTVSVTVDSSTNCTRSQNSNPANSWKCGSLHELNSDDKLIGNDDYLEDFFKTQYQDGGKVYTVIVINKNVEIRSVVGKYRQGWIIGKLSEADAVEKIAEIFVKIFVNGGKEEPSIHGEFMPVGADGRIVLSFNLLNADPKDWIYDWDFHKVDDVLLSSVIEALGPIANISVESQVLYHTPKSSFSHWNDELQSYVFSTNDLPFFVNSNEWHLDTSITAGGRSKILHIVVYVPSANECPLLLQLPNGEISKTNAFVSPMWGGVIVWNPPGCSRESRNMHSDWHMISDQDLQKVFEVFLGQFRQLLDLKSENSYTGTSGTITLLPSNKGFTEWEVDVLSRQHTCFNIRSCATTLGSLSRLVRSLPRMIIMDEIGKQVESSLEAATSALGDASLGKYKASAMSSREARSLAEDAFFHPSIMSVSYFSFEHCFAVYSPFFLPVSLHVILAAARELRRFRKEKLKYLKWTAHEKQK, from the exons ATGGCGGAAATCTCAGCAGCGCCTGACTCTTCCGTTGGTTCAACACAAGCCATAACGCCGGAGGAGAACACGAGTACAGAAGCTTCGGAAACTTCTGAATTTCCATCGGACTTTGATCCCGAAACCATGCGGAAAACTAAACCTGGCTTGAAGCGCCTCATCCTGGCATTGTCAGTCCTCTTCTCTTTCCTTTTAG GTATACCGTTTCTGCTGAATACCATCGAGATCTACCGTGCACCTCTTCCATTTCGAAGCATCGACACTCTTTCTAAAGCAGTCGAATCGAATCCACTAGCATTCCCTTGCAGGTTTGAAGCAGTGTTCATCGGATTCCATTCCGATTTATTAACTGACTCCAGTGCTGATGAGCTAGGGTTTTCAATCATCGGCCACATGAGAAAATACGCCGATGATAACCTGGCATGTGGTACGTGCGGCAACAATTACACGGTTTCTGTAACTGTTGATTCAAGTACAAACTGCACTCGCAGTCAGAACTCTAATCCCGCTAATTCCTGGAAGTGTGGATCATTACATGAATTGAATTCGGATGATAAGTTGATTGGTAACGATGATTATcttgaagatttttttaaaactcagtATCAGGACGGTGGCAAGGTTTATACTGTTATTGTGATTAACAAGAACGTAGAAATTAGATCAGTTGTTGGGAAGTATAGGCAGGGATGGATTATTGGCAAGCTGTCTGAGGCAGATGCTGTGGAGAAGATAGCTGAAATTTTTGTTAAGATTTTTGTCAATGGAGGGAAGGAAGAACCTTCTATTCATGGGGAGTTTATGCCTGTGGGTGCTGATGGAAGAATTGTGCTTTCTTTCAACCTATTGAATGCTGATCCTAAGGACTGGATATATGATTG GGATTTTCACAAGGTAGATGATGTTCTTTTATCGTCCGTTATTGAGGCTCTGGGACCCATAGCAAATATAAGTGTGGAAAGTCAG GTGTTGTACCACACTCCAAAGTCATCGTTTTCACACTGGAATGATGAGCTGCAGAGTTATGTTTTTAGTACCAATGACCTGCCATTCTTt GTGAATTCAAATGAGTGGCATCTAGATACTTCCATTACGGCAGGTGGAAGGTCAAAGATTTTGCATATTGTGGT aTATGTTCCCTCAGCAAATGAGTGTCCGCTTCTGTTACAGCTTCCAAATGGAGAAATATCCAAAACAAATGCTTTTGTATCTCCT ATGTGGGGAGGTGTAATTGTTTGGAATCCTCCAGGCTGTTCAAGGGAATCAAGAAATATGCATTCAGATTGGCACATGATATCTGATCAG GACCTTCAGAAGGTTTTTGAAGTTTTTCTGGGGCAGTTCAGGCAACTACTTGATCTTAAATCTGAGAACAGTTATACTGGTACATCAGGAACCATAACCCTTTTACCCAGTAACAAAGGTTTTACAGAGTG GGAAGTGGATGTTTTGTCTCGACAACATACATGTTTTAATATTCGCTCATGTGCTACAACCCTTGGATCACTTTCCAGACTG GTTCGGTCACTGCCAAGGATGATAATAATGGATGAGATAGGAAAACAG GTTGAATCTTCTCTAGAGGCTGCAACTTCGGCTTTAGGTGATGCTTCTCTAGGGAAATATAAAGCTTCAGCCA TGTCCTCTAGAGAAGCAAGATCTTTGGCAGAAGATGCATTTTTTCACCCATCTATAATGTCTGTTAGCTATTTCTCTTTTGAGCACTGTTTCGCTGTATACTCG CCTTTCTTTCTACCAGTCTCTTTGCACGTCATTCTGGCTGCTGCTAGAGAATTGCGAAGATTCAGGAAGGAAAAATTAAAGTACCTCAAGTGGACAGCCCACGAGAAGCAGAAGTAA